From the Zonotrichia leucophrys gambelii isolate GWCS_2022_RI chromosome 10, RI_Zleu_2.0, whole genome shotgun sequence genome, one window contains:
- the ABHD2 gene encoding monoacylglycerol lipase ABHD2 yields the protein MSTILETSELPAVFDGVKLAAVAAVLYVIVRCLNLKSPTAPPELIYQDSALARFLLKSCPLLTKEYIPPLIWGKSGHIQTALYGKMGRVRSPHPNGHRKYLTMPDGATATFDLFEPRSEHCTGEDVTMVICPGIANHSEKQYIRTFVDYAQKNGYRCAVLNHLGALPNIELTSPRMFTYGCTWEFGAMVNYIKKTYPQTQLIVVGFSLGGNIVCKYLGESQANQERVLCCVSLCQGYSALRAQETFMQWDHCRRFYNFLMADNMKKIILSHRQALFGDNMKKPHSLSEADLGKLYTATSLMQIDDNVMRKFHGYSSLKEYYEEESCLHYLHRINVPLLLVNAADDPLVHESLLSIPRALSEKKENVMHVLPLHGGHLGFFEGSVLFPEPLTWMDKLVVQYANAICQWEKTKPHCSDAEQAVSGQE from the exons ATGAGTACAATATTGGAAACCTCTGAGCTGCCAGCAGTGTTTGATGGGGTGAAGCTAGCTGCAGTTGCTGCTGTTCTGTATGTTATCGTTCGCTGCTTGAATTTAAAAAGCCCCACTGCCCCTCCTGAACTCATTTACCAGGACTCAGCTTTGGCTCGCTTTCTACTCAAATCCTGCCCACTTCTGACCAAAGA GTACATTCCACCCCTCATCTGGGGAAAGAGTGGACATATCCAGACAGCTCTTtatggaaaaatggggagagtGAGATCACCACATCCAAATGGACATCGCAAGTACCTGACCATGCCAGATGGAGCAACAGCCACCTTTGATCTCTTTGAGCCACGCTCTGAGCACTGCACTGGAG AGGATGTCACAATGGTGATCTGCCCAGGGATTGCCAACCACAGTGAGAAGCAGTACATCCGCACCTTTGTTGACTATGCCCAGAAAAATGGCTACAGATGTGCTGTGCTCAATCACCTGGGAGCCCTGCCAAACATTGAGCTCACTTCACCACGGATGTTTACCTATG GATGCACCTGGGAATTTGGTGCCATGGTGAATTACATCAAGAAGACCTACCCTCAGACCCAGCTGATTGTTGTGGGCTTCAGCCTGGGTGGAAACATAGTGTGCAAATACCTGGGAGAGAGCCAGGCCAACCAGGAGCgagtgctgtgctgtgtcagcTTGTGCCAGGGGTACAGCGCACTCAG GGCACAGGAAACCTTCATGCAGTGGGATCATTGCAGAAGATTTTATAACTTCCTCATGGCAGATAACATGAAGAAGATCATTCTTTCTCACAG GCAAGCTCTTTTTGGAGATAACATGAAGAAGCCACATAGCCTGTCAGAAGCTGATCTGGGCAAGCTCTATACAGCAACATCACTTATGCAGATTGATGATAATGTTATGAG GAAATTCCATGGCTACAGCTCACTGAAGGAATACTATGAAGAGGAAAGTTGCCTGCATTACTTGCACAGG ATCAATGTTCCTCTTCTGTTGGTTAATGCTGCTGATGACCCTCTTGTTCATGAGAGTCTTCTGTCAATTCCAAGAGCTCTTTCAG agaaaaaggagaatgtCATGCATGTGCTGCCCCTTCATGGAGGCCAcctgggattttttgaggggtCTGTGCTGTTCCCAGAGCCTCTTACCTGGATGGATAAGCTCGTGGTGCAGTATGCCAATGCCATCTGCCAGTGGGAGAAGACAAAGCCTCACTGCTCTGATGCTGAGCAGGCTGTGTCTGGCCAGGAGTAA